The Paenibacillus sp. RUD330 genome has a segment encoding these proteins:
- the cas4 gene encoding CRISPR-associated protein Cas4 produces MPEYKEEDYLLLSGIQHFNFCRRQWALIHIEQQWVDNVRTIEGEHVHRVADQPFTREKRGDRLVVRAMPVHSRVLGITGICDVVEFVLEEDGITLAGEEGRYKPYPVEYKRGKPKKNDSDFSQLVTQLICLEEMLACELSVGFFFYDEIKRRVEVTVTEADRQRVRSSIDEMRRYYDRRHTPKVKTGPHCDSCSMHSVCLPELMSKRSASSYIDSRLKEEEGGAVR; encoded by the coding sequence ATGCCGGAATATAAGGAAGAAGATTATCTGCTTCTTTCGGGAATCCAGCATTTTAACTTTTGTCGCAGGCAATGGGCACTGATTCATATTGAGCAGCAATGGGTGGACAATGTGCGCACGATCGAGGGGGAGCATGTGCATCGCGTGGCGGATCAGCCGTTTACCCGCGAGAAAAGAGGGGATCGGCTGGTCGTGCGGGCGATGCCGGTTCATTCGAGAGTGCTGGGTATAACCGGGATCTGTGATGTCGTTGAGTTTGTGCTCGAAGAGGACGGAATAACTCTGGCAGGCGAAGAAGGAAGGTACAAGCCTTACCCGGTCGAGTACAAGCGGGGAAAGCCGAAAAAGAACGATTCCGATTTTTCCCAGCTTGTGACTCAATTGATCTGTTTGGAGGAGATGCTGGCCTGTGAGCTTTCGGTCGGCTTCTTTTTCTATGATGAGATCAAGCGGCGTGTCGAAGTGACGGTGACGGAAGCAGACCGTCAGCGGGTGAGAAGCTCCATCGATGAAATGCGTCGTTACTACGATCGAAGGCACACACCCAAAGTAAAAACGGGTCCTCATTGCGACAGCTGCTCCATGCATTCCGTTTGTTTGCCGGAGCTGATGAGTAAACGATCGGCGTCAAGCTATATCGATAGTCGTTTGAAAGAGGAAGAAGGCGGGGCTGTTCGATGA
- the udk gene encoding uridine kinase produces the protein MLIIGIAGGTGSGKTTVARSVIDRMGPGKVTFVSQDNYYKDHSELSMSDREKINYDHPFAFDNELLIENLKTLKQGLSAQAPVYDFTVHARRTDKSVELKPSNIVIIEGLHVLSDEHLRELLDIKVFVDTDPDVRILRRVLRDIEERGRTIHSIHDQYLNTVKPMHEAFIEPSKKYADIIIPEGGHNEVGIELLAVLTEKYLHGSRK, from the coding sequence ATGCTTATCATAGGAATCGCCGGCGGCACCGGCTCGGGCAAGACGACCGTCGCCCGCTCCGTCATCGACCGGATGGGACCGGGCAAAGTGACATTCGTCTCGCAGGACAACTATTATAAGGATCACTCGGAACTCAGCATGAGCGATCGGGAGAAGATCAACTACGATCATCCCTTCGCGTTCGACAACGAGCTGCTCATCGAGAATCTCAAAACGCTGAAGCAGGGGCTGAGCGCCCAGGCTCCCGTCTACGACTTCACGGTCCACGCGCGCCGCACGGACAAGTCCGTCGAGCTGAAGCCGAGCAATATCGTCATCATCGAGGGGCTGCATGTCCTCTCGGACGAGCATCTGCGCGAGCTGCTGGACATCAAGGTGTTCGTCGACACCGACCCGGATGTCCGCATCCTGCGCCGCGTGCTGCGCGACATCGAGGAGCGGGGCCGCACGATCCACTCCATCCACGACCAGTATCTCAATACGGTTAAGCCGATGCATGAAGCGTTCATCGAGCCGTCCAAGAAGTACGCCGACATCATCATTCCGGAAGGCGGCCACAACGAAGTCGGCATCGAGCTGCTCGCGGTGCTGACCGAAAAATACCTGCATGGCAGCCGCAAGTAG
- a CDS encoding ABC transporter permease subunit, whose protein sequence is MGRGQKWLRRLYSQRYLQIMALLGVAWMVVFNYIPMYGIIIAFKEYDIIFPMSMAPWVGLDNFKEFLNDDMLLTVIKNTLGISLIKLIIGFPLPIVFALLLNEVRSVLFKKWTQTITYLPHFLSWVILGGILATWLSDVGVINKILLSLNVIDSPITYLAEPKYFWSIIIVSDIWKELGWSAIIYLAAISSVSPELYEAATIDGAGRFQKMRNITLPSIMGTITILFILAVGNVLNSNFDQILVLRNQLNADASTVIDYYVYQTGLIDNRFSYSTAVNLIKSVIALILLVGANFVTKKLNNNSLF, encoded by the coding sequence ATGGGGAGAGGGCAGAAGTGGCTGAGAAGGCTGTACAGCCAGAGGTATTTGCAGATCATGGCGCTGCTCGGCGTCGCCTGGATGGTCGTTTTCAACTACATTCCGATGTACGGAATCATCATCGCGTTCAAGGAATACGACATCATCTTCCCGATGTCGATGGCGCCTTGGGTCGGCCTCGACAACTTCAAGGAATTCCTGAACGACGACATGCTGCTGACCGTCATCAAGAATACGCTCGGCATCAGCTTGATCAAGCTGATCATCGGATTTCCGCTCCCGATCGTATTTGCGCTCTTGCTGAATGAAGTCCGGTCCGTCCTGTTCAAGAAGTGGACGCAGACGATCACGTACCTGCCTCACTTCCTGAGCTGGGTCATCCTCGGAGGCATCCTCGCCACCTGGCTGTCCGATGTCGGCGTCATCAACAAGATTTTGCTGTCATTGAATGTAATCGATTCACCTATAACTTATCTGGCCGAGCCGAAGTATTTCTGGTCCATCATCATCGTCTCGGATATCTGGAAGGAGCTCGGCTGGTCGGCGATCATCTATCTCGCGGCCATCAGCAGCGTGTCGCCCGAGCTTTACGAGGCCGCGACGATCGACGGAGCGGGGCGCTTCCAGAAGATGCGCAACATCACGCTCCCATCCATCATGGGCACGATCACGATCCTGTTCATCCTGGCGGTCGGCAACGTCCTGAACTCCAACTTCGACCAGATTCTCGTGCTGCGCAACCAGCTCAACGCCGATGCGAGCACCGTAATCGATTACTACGTCTACCAGACCGGCCTGATCGACAACCGCTTCTCCTACTCGACAGCGGTCA
- the cas1c gene encoding type I-C CRISPR-associated endonuclease Cas1c, which yields MKKLLNTLFVTTPDTYLSKDGENIVIRLDDQPLARYPLHNLEAVCTFGYAGVSPALMGACAERGIDLAFMTRNGRFLARVVGESKGNVVLRKEQYRISDDERRSAWMARNMIVGKLYNMKWVLERASRDHSLRLNVQKLKRVSSSLIETMGLVRRVEDLEVLRGLEGSAAVQYNSVFDQLILQQKEDFFFHGRNKRPPLDNVNALLSFAYSLLANEMRAALEAAGLDAYVGFMHRDRPGRASLALDLMEELRSVYADRFVLTLINKKIVSAAGFTRKENGAVLMDDETRKKVLKAWQERKQEKIVHPYLNESISWGLVPYAQALLLARTIRGDLDEYPPLLWK from the coding sequence ATGAAGAAGCTGCTCAATACCTTGTTTGTAACGACACCGGATACCTATCTGTCCAAGGATGGAGAGAATATTGTCATTCGTCTGGATGATCAGCCGCTCGCACGGTATCCTCTTCACAATCTGGAGGCGGTCTGCACATTTGGATATGCCGGGGTTAGTCCGGCTTTGATGGGAGCGTGTGCGGAGCGAGGGATCGACTTGGCGTTTATGACAAGGAACGGTCGTTTCCTGGCACGCGTAGTTGGGGAGTCGAAAGGAAATGTCGTGTTGAGAAAGGAACAATATCGCATTTCCGACGACGAGCGGCGAAGCGCATGGATGGCTCGCAATATGATCGTGGGGAAGCTGTACAATATGAAATGGGTGTTGGAACGAGCGTCTCGTGATCATTCCCTTCGGTTGAATGTCCAGAAGCTAAAGCGGGTCAGCTCCTCTCTAATAGAAACGATGGGACTCGTCCGGAGAGTCGAGGATCTTGAAGTGCTTCGTGGACTGGAAGGCTCGGCGGCGGTGCAGTATAACTCGGTATTTGACCAGCTTATTTTGCAGCAAAAAGAGGACTTTTTCTTTCACGGAAGAAATAAGCGACCGCCGCTCGATAACGTCAATGCTTTGCTTTCTTTTGCCTATTCTTTGTTAGCGAATGAGATGAGGGCTGCCCTTGAGGCGGCAGGACTGGATGCTTACGTCGGATTTATGCACCGAGATCGTCCGGGAAGGGCTTCATTGGCGCTCGACTTAATGGAGGAGCTTCGTTCCGTCTATGCGGATCGTTTTGTATTGACATTGATTAACAAGAAGATCGTCTCTGCAGCTGGGTTTACCCGTAAAGAAAATGGAGCCGTCCTCATGGACGACGAAACCCGTAAAAAGGTGCTTAAGGCTTGGCAGGAGCGCAAGCAGGAGAAGATCGTCCATCCTTATTTGAACGAATCGATTTCCTGGGGATTGGTGCCTTATGCGCAAGCGCTGCTGCTGGCTCGAACGATTCGGGGGGATCTGGATGAGTATCCGCCTTTGCTTTGGAAATAA
- the cas8c gene encoding type I-C CRISPR-associated protein Cas8c/Csd1: protein MTWLAKLNETYDNHADYVGQFEKNRYDREYALLPLSHTTQTAHIEIDLDDQGCFLRAKVVDKESGSTIIPCTEASASRTNAPVPYPLHDKLMYVAGDYSRYCPPIAKYTPYEDYVNQLKEWSGSPFSVPTLCSVYQYVQKGTLLEDLIRAKVLWLDGDGQLAEKWTPELAEFYGVEKPDIFKVIASGQNAAFVRFAVEMPGVPEARLWRRRDVQQSFIDFYNTKLLDTELCYVTGKQLPYADKHASRIRHSGDKSKLISANDSSGFTYRGRFETSRNAAAVSYEVSQKAHNALKWLIERQSFTIDGKVFVIWGTKSLEVPDPFADTDDLLDEEDREEADAGDETHAVYAKRVRLAISGYRHDQDDYYSDVIIMVLDAATPGRMSMTYYRDVEKEKFLQRIEEWHLSCCWLQPYRKNGRTLLLMGAPATRDIAFAAYGPRASDKAVKGLIERMLPCILDGAPIPMDIVRSVIARASSPVAMEPWEWEKTLGIACALVNKTYRKEELEVAVDKEMDDRSYLFGQMLAVADVLERRQLGSEEKRATNAIRYMNVFAQRPMRTWTVIHGAIQPYLVKLGPKAGYYKKLIGDISTKMNPNDFSDQPLNGKYLLGYYSQRHELNNYKKMDSYTEDETSETTEV from the coding sequence ATGACCTGGCTGGCCAAGCTGAACGAAACCTACGACAATCACGCCGATTATGTCGGACAATTCGAGAAAAATCGCTACGATCGAGAATACGCTCTTCTCCCGCTCTCCCATACGACACAGACTGCACATATTGAAATCGATTTGGACGATCAAGGGTGTTTTTTGAGAGCGAAAGTCGTGGATAAAGAGAGCGGGAGTACGATTATCCCTTGCACGGAGGCGTCCGCGAGCCGTACAAACGCTCCTGTTCCCTACCCGCTTCACGACAAGCTTATGTATGTTGCAGGGGACTACAGCCGCTACTGCCCACCGATTGCCAAGTATACGCCTTATGAAGATTACGTCAACCAATTGAAGGAATGGAGCGGGTCTCCATTTTCTGTACCAACTTTATGCAGCGTGTATCAGTACGTGCAAAAAGGAACCCTTCTGGAAGACCTGATAAGGGCGAAGGTGTTATGGCTGGATGGAGATGGCCAACTGGCCGAGAAGTGGACGCCGGAACTGGCGGAATTTTATGGAGTGGAGAAGCCAGACATCTTTAAGGTTATCGCATCCGGCCAGAACGCCGCATTTGTACGGTTTGCCGTCGAGATGCCGGGAGTGCCGGAAGCGCGGCTGTGGCGCAGACGGGACGTTCAACAGTCTTTTATTGACTTCTACAATACAAAGCTGCTGGATACGGAGCTCTGTTATGTAACGGGAAAACAGCTTCCATATGCCGACAAGCATGCTTCCCGCATTCGCCATTCAGGTGACAAGTCCAAGCTGATCTCAGCCAATGACAGCTCTGGATTTACTTATCGAGGCCGATTCGAGACAAGCAGAAATGCCGCAGCCGTTAGCTATGAGGTATCCCAAAAAGCGCATAATGCCCTGAAGTGGCTGATTGAAAGGCAATCGTTCACGATTGATGGCAAGGTTTTTGTCATATGGGGAACGAAAAGCCTTGAAGTGCCCGATCCTTTCGCGGATACGGACGATTTGCTCGATGAGGAAGACCGTGAGGAAGCGGATGCAGGGGATGAGACACATGCAGTGTACGCCAAACGAGTCCGCCTCGCCATCAGCGGTTATCGGCATGACCAGGACGACTACTATTCGGATGTCATCATCATGGTGTTGGATGCGGCAACCCCTGGGCGAATGTCTATGACCTACTACCGCGATGTAGAGAAAGAGAAGTTTCTGCAGCGAATCGAGGAATGGCATTTATCTTGCTGCTGGCTACAGCCTTATCGCAAAAACGGCAGGACGCTTTTGTTAATGGGAGCTCCGGCAACGAGGGACATTGCTTTTGCTGCTTATGGCCCTAGGGCGAGCGACAAGGCTGTAAAAGGGTTGATTGAGCGCATGCTTCCCTGCATTCTTGACGGGGCCCCGATACCGATGGATATTGTGCGCAGCGTCATTGCCCGAGCCTCGAGTCCGGTCGCGATGGAACCATGGGAGTGGGAGAAGACGCTTGGCATCGCTTGTGCGCTTGTGAACAAAACCTATCGCAAGGAGGAGCTCGAAGTGGCTGTGGACAAGGAAATGGATGATCGAAGCTATTTGTTTGGACAGATGCTGGCCGTGGCGGATGTTCTGGAAAGAAGACAGCTTGGATCGGAGGAGAAACGGGCTACCAATGCAATTCGGTATATGAATGTTTTCGCTCAGCGTCCAATGCGAACCTGGACCGTCATTCATGGGGCGATTCAGCCATACCTGGTCAAGCTTGGTCCTAAAGCCGGCTATTACAAAAAGCTGATCGGTGATATCAGTACAAAAATGAATCCGAATGATTTTTCGGACCAGCCATTAAACGGAAAGTACCTGCTTGGATACTACAGCCAGCGACACGAGTTGAACAACTATAAAAAAATGGATTCATACACCGAAGACGAGACAAGCGAAACAACAGAGGTCTAA
- a CDS encoding TetR/AcrR family transcriptional regulator has protein sequence MNKLTLRELKKEVTAHALAEAAFELAVEHGLDGFVVDDIARRAGYSRRTFANYYTCKEEAVVMAAFAFKEKQEPMDLLEALPEGAHPLDVLYRLMTMRLTATLIRRLRTLVALSKRSPSLEPYILSLLRRLQLEAQTTLNDISRGRYPEGYSHLLAGALYGAVLPLIDGSLDVLLPDEPEPADSGAATFEHYLDTAFSYLRNGF, from the coding sequence ATGAACAAACTTACCTTGCGTGAACTGAAAAAAGAAGTCACCGCCCACGCGCTGGCCGAAGCGGCTTTCGAGCTTGCCGTGGAGCATGGGCTGGACGGCTTCGTCGTCGACGACATCGCGCGCCGCGCCGGCTACTCCAGAAGAACGTTCGCCAATTATTACACCTGCAAGGAGGAGGCGGTCGTCATGGCGGCCTTCGCCTTCAAGGAGAAGCAGGAGCCGATGGACCTGCTGGAGGCGCTGCCGGAAGGCGCTCACCCGCTGGACGTGCTGTACCGGCTCATGACGATGCGGCTGACGGCAACGCTGATCCGGAGATTGCGCACGCTCGTGGCGCTGTCCAAGCGCTCGCCTTCCCTGGAGCCTTATATCCTCAGCCTTCTGCGCCGCCTGCAGCTGGAGGCGCAGACGACCTTGAACGATATTTCCCGCGGGAGATATCCGGAGGGCTACTCCCATCTTCTCGCCGGGGCCCTGTACGGAGCCGTGCTGCCTCTCATCGACGGAAGCCTCGACGTCCTCCTGCCGGACGAGCCGGAGCCGGCCGATTCCGGAGCCGCAACGTTCGAGCATTACCTGGACACGGCTTTCAGCTACTTGCGCAACGGCTTTTAG
- the cas7c gene encoding type I-C CRISPR-associated protein Cas7/Csd2 encodes MKPLDRKIDFAVVLSVHNANPNGDPLNGNRPRQNYDGKGEISDVCLKRKIRNRLQDLGEAILVQSDDRRSDSFRSIKDRVDGNAEVQEFIKGKKKNSELFAKAACESWLDVRGFGQVFAFPGNDAVSIGVRGPVSIHTAVSLEPIDITSLQITKSVNLTTGSDPDKRGSDTMGMKHRVDFGVYVFKGSINVQLAERTGFSYEDALKVREALVTMFENDASSARPDGSMEIHRVYWWEHNSKLGQYSSAKVHRSLQISLKDGVTLPRDVEDYEIALLPLEGLDVQEYAGI; translated from the coding sequence ATGAAACCATTGGATCGGAAAATTGATTTTGCCGTTGTCTTGTCTGTACACAATGCCAATCCGAACGGGGACCCTCTTAACGGCAACCGGCCGCGTCAAAACTATGATGGCAAAGGAGAAATTTCAGACGTATGCCTGAAGCGGAAAATCCGTAACCGTCTACAGGATCTAGGGGAAGCGATTTTGGTGCAATCGGATGACCGGCGATCGGATTCGTTTCGCAGCATCAAGGATCGAGTCGACGGCAACGCCGAAGTGCAGGAATTCATTAAAGGGAAAAAGAAAAATAGCGAGCTTTTTGCCAAGGCTGCCTGCGAAAGCTGGCTTGATGTGCGCGGCTTTGGGCAGGTGTTTGCTTTCCCTGGCAATGATGCGGTTTCAATCGGCGTTCGCGGTCCCGTATCCATTCATACGGCCGTAAGCCTGGAGCCCATTGATATTACCAGCTTGCAAATTACGAAGAGCGTCAATCTTACGACAGGTTCCGATCCGGATAAAAGAGGCTCGGACACGATGGGCATGAAGCATCGCGTCGACTTTGGCGTTTATGTGTTCAAAGGCAGCATTAACGTGCAGCTCGCGGAGCGTACGGGCTTTTCGTATGAAGATGCTTTGAAAGTCCGTGAAGCGCTGGTCACGATGTTTGAAAATGATGCTTCATCAGCGCGTCCAGACGGAAGCATGGAGATTCATCGTGTGTATTGGTGGGAGCATAACTCCAAGCTGGGTCAATATTCCTCGGCCAAGGTGCACCGTTCCTTGCAGATTTCTTTGAAAGACGGCGTGACGCTGCCTAGAGATGTTGAAGACTATGAAATTGCCTTGCTGCCGCTTGAAGGGCTGGATGTGCAAGAATATGCCGGAATATAA
- a CDS encoding MMPL family transporter has protein sequence MSTFLYRAGKSAYDKPWRFILSWVAILGVVLALLGINGIHVTSEMKIEGTESQKVLDQLQKELPEASGGQASVVFTAPKGERLDTAERSALIQKAVDDVYHLDYVINPAELAAQAAAAAAAQGQAGGSPEAGAAGTADATGGQSQAGDAAASGAAGGGHTQSAAPSYGPMMVDGAPLPGVMLSADGSVAMLQFQFTVQQTSLPKSVTDSVIAAIDTVEQNGSGITALPSDSLTGKPAIGSTEAIGVAVAAVVLLMTLGSVVAAGLPLLSALLGVGISVGAAFAFSKFIPMTDITPVLALMVGLAVGIDYSLFIVNRQRRMMLDQGLSAREAASRSVGTAGSAVFFAGLTVIIALCGMLVIGIAFLSAMALVAAATVFVNVLLSLTLLPALLGLIGEKIVSPKARAKNAASSKKSHGFAHRWATGVVKARWLVVIGVVAVLGAAAIPVAKMEMGIPSGATANLDTPVRQSYDAISDGFGEGYNGPLLLVAEPASESGAITPEGLNKLVQGLQGQEGVALVSPMGINKTGDIGIISVIPTTGPTDAATRTLVQELRAPDSAVAKENHVTIGVTGFTAINIDMSSKLADVFPTYILIIVILSVIILLLVFRSIIVPIKATVGFLLSVLATFGITTAVYQWGWLHSIFGFDTGGPLLSFMPIMVTGILYGLAMDYQVFLVSSMRESYVHGHKGTDSVIHGYEQSSRVVVAAAVIMVSVFAGFIFAPDIMIKQIGFALAAGILIDAFIIRMTLVPAVMAIFGDAAWKLPKWLDRMLPNLDVEGDKLIAQLNAKEQAAHHGTVQGQDRI, from the coding sequence ATGTCCACATTTCTTTATCGGGCGGGTAAATCCGCCTACGACAAGCCATGGCGGTTCATCCTGAGCTGGGTCGCGATTCTCGGCGTCGTCCTTGCCCTGCTCGGAATCAACGGCATCCACGTCACCTCCGAGATGAAGATCGAAGGCACGGAATCGCAGAAGGTGCTGGATCAGCTGCAAAAAGAGCTGCCGGAAGCCTCCGGCGGACAAGCCAGCGTCGTATTCACCGCTCCAAAAGGCGAACGCCTGGATACGGCGGAGCGTTCGGCCCTGATCCAAAAAGCCGTCGACGACGTGTATCACCTCGACTATGTCATCAATCCCGCCGAGCTGGCTGCGCAGGCGGCGGCAGCCGCCGCGGCGCAAGGCCAGGCCGGAGGCTCTCCCGAGGCTGGCGCCGCGGGCACGGCGGATGCCACGGGCGGACAAAGCCAGGCAGGAGACGCCGCCGCTTCCGGAGCGGCAGGCGGCGGGCATACGCAGAGCGCCGCGCCGTCCTATGGCCCGATGATGGTCGACGGCGCGCCGCTGCCCGGAGTCATGCTTTCCGCCGACGGCAGCGTAGCGATGCTCCAGTTCCAGTTCACCGTGCAGCAGACCTCGCTGCCCAAATCGGTGACGGACAGCGTCATCGCAGCCATCGACACCGTCGAGCAGAACGGCTCCGGCATCACCGCGCTGCCCAGCGACTCGCTGACGGGCAAGCCCGCCATCGGCTCCACGGAAGCCATCGGCGTAGCGGTCGCCGCCGTCGTCCTGCTGATGACGCTCGGCTCGGTCGTCGCCGCAGGACTGCCGCTGCTCTCCGCCCTGCTCGGGGTAGGAATCAGCGTCGGCGCGGCGTTCGCCTTCTCCAAGTTCATTCCGATGACCGACATCACGCCGGTGCTGGCGCTCATGGTCGGCCTGGCCGTCGGCATCGACTACTCGCTGTTCATCGTCAACCGCCAGCGGCGGATGATGCTCGATCAGGGCCTCAGCGCGCGCGAAGCGGCGAGCCGCTCCGTCGGCACGGCCGGCAGCGCGGTCTTCTTTGCCGGCTTGACCGTCATCATCGCCCTCTGCGGCATGCTCGTGATCGGCATCGCCTTCCTGTCCGCGATGGCGCTGGTCGCCGCTGCGACCGTCTTCGTCAACGTCCTGCTCTCCCTGACGCTGCTGCCTGCGCTGCTTGGCCTCATCGGCGAAAAGATCGTCTCGCCCAAGGCGCGGGCAAAAAACGCCGCTTCGTCGAAAAAAAGCCACGGCTTCGCACATCGCTGGGCCACAGGAGTCGTCAAGGCCCGTTGGCTCGTCGTGATCGGAGTCGTGGCCGTGCTCGGCGCTGCCGCGATTCCGGTCGCCAAGATGGAGATGGGCATTCCCTCCGGCGCGACCGCCAATCTCGACACTCCCGTCAGGCAGAGCTACGACGCCATCTCCGACGGCTTCGGCGAAGGCTACAACGGCCCGCTGCTCCTCGTCGCGGAGCCTGCCTCGGAATCCGGCGCCATTACGCCGGAGGGTCTCAACAAGCTGGTCCAAGGGCTTCAAGGCCAGGAGGGCGTCGCTCTCGTCTCGCCGATGGGCATCAACAAGACCGGCGACATCGGCATCATCAGCGTCATCCCGACCACGGGACCGACCGACGCGGCAACCCGGACTCTCGTCCAGGAGCTCCGCGCTCCCGACTCCGCCGTCGCCAAGGAGAACCATGTCACGATCGGCGTCACCGGCTTCACGGCCATCAACATCGACATGTCCTCCAAGCTGGCCGACGTATTCCCGACCTACATCCTCATCATCGTGATTCTGTCGGTGATCATTCTCCTGCTCGTGTTCCGTTCGATCATCGTTCCGATCAAGGCTACGGTCGGCTTCCTGCTCAGCGTGCTCGCCACGTTCGGCATCACCACCGCCGTCTACCAATGGGGCTGGCTCCATTCCATCTTCGGCTTCGACACGGGCGGTCCGCTGCTCAGCTTCATGCCGATCATGGTGACCGGCATCCTGTACGGCCTCGCGATGGACTATCAGGTGTTCCTCGTCAGCTCCATGCGGGAATCGTACGTCCACGGACATAAAGGAACGGACAGCGTCATTCACGGCTATGAGCAGTCCAGCCGCGTCGTCGTGGCGGCCGCCGTCATCATGGTGTCCGTATTCGCCGGCTTCATCTTCGCTCCGGATATCATGATCAAGCAGATCGGCTTCGCCCTCGCGGCAGGCATCCTGATCGACGCCTTCATCATCCGCATGACGCTCGTGCCCGCCGTCATGGCCATCTTCGGAGATGCGGCCTGGAAGCTTCCGAAGTGGCTCGACCGCATGCTGCCGAACCTCGACGTCGAGGGGGACAAGCTGATCGCCCAGCTCAACGCCAAGGAGCAGGCAGCGCATCACGGGACCGTTCAAGGCCAGGATCGCATTTAA
- the cas2 gene encoding CRISPR-associated endonuclease Cas2, producing MLVLITYDVSTITSDGRRRLSQVAKKCQDYGQRVQNSVFECIVDSTQFRRLRFELEELIDPETDSLRFYNIGDKYKTKVEHIGAKPAYDMDSPLIL from the coding sequence GTGCTTGTATTGATCACCTACGACGTAAGTACCATTACCAGTGATGGACGCAGGCGTCTTTCGCAGGTAGCGAAAAAATGCCAGGATTACGGACAGCGGGTGCAGAACTCGGTGTTTGAGTGTATCGTTGATTCGACCCAATTTCGCCGCCTTCGGTTTGAACTGGAGGAGCTGATTGACCCCGAAACAGACAGCTTGAGATTTTACAATATAGGCGATAAATACAAAACAAAGGTTGAGCATATCGGGGCAAAACCTGCTTACGATATGGATAGTCCGCTAATTCTATAG